The Ochotona princeps isolate mOchPri1 chromosome 23, mOchPri1.hap1, whole genome shotgun sequence genome includes a window with the following:
- the CCL28 gene encoding C-C motif chemokine 28 — MQCVGLLLMVLVSCVALRSAEAILPFASSCCTKVSPHVSRRLLRAAHACHLQRADGDCNLDAILLHVRHRRYCISPENPALREWMKEQTAEENGKHRICRKKKRPKKNHQGTRRGKHVTGGHKTSHGTADA, encoded by the exons ATGCAGTGCGTGGGACTCCTCCTGATGGTCTTGGTGTCGTGTGTGGCTCTGCGCTCTGCAGAAG ccatacTGCCCTTTGCTTCCAGCTGTTGCACTAAGGTTTCTCCGCACGTTTCCAGAAGGCTGCTGAGAGCGGCGCATGCGTGTCACCTGCAGAGAGCTGATGGAGATTGCAATCTGGATGCCATCCT TCTGCATGTCCGGCACAGAAGGTACTGCATCAGCCCAGAGAATCCTGCTCTTAGGGAGTGGATGAAAGAGCAAACAGCCGAGGAAAATGGTAAACATAGGATCTGCCGTAAGAAGAAGCGCCCCAAGAAGAACCATCAAGGGACACGTCGTGGGAAGCATGTGACAGGTGGCCATAAGACTTCTCATGGGACAGCTGATGCCTAA